From the genome of Pseudomonas mohnii:
GGCGTCGAACGCCTCGTCCAGCCATAACAGGTCGTATCGAATGTAATAGCGCAGCATGTTCCTGCGAGTCAGTTCGCGCGAGAAATCGAGATCACCCTCCGTCGCCGCGCACCATTCGAAGCCCATCAAACCTCCCTGACCGGTACGATTTGTCCGTTACATCCGTCAGTATCGCGTCGAGCAACGACCATCAAGTCACCGGCACCCGGTGCAGCTGCAATCAAGGCGCCGCCCGCCGACCAGATTGCGCTGCGCCCCGCCGACTCCCAGCCTCCCGTGGCCCCTCCATGGTTCGCCATCAGCACGACCATCGAATGGGTTTGCGCATAACCTTTCAACAACGCCGTATCCGGGCCATAGCCCTTTTCGGTGATCAACACTCCGGCCGCGTACACGTCAGCCCCTTGCTGTGCCGCCGCAGCGGCATGGGAGGCATGGGAGGCATGGGTAAAGTCTGCACACACCGCCAGGGCGACAGTATCGGCACCGACAAGCAGCGTCTTGCCGCCATATCCGGGTGCAAATGCGACCTCTTCTCCCGGGTGCAAATGCTGTTTGCTATAGACCCCGAGTGAGCCGTCGGCGCCCAGTACAAGCGCTCCGATCAATACGGGAGCAGCGTCCGACAGACGGATCGGCATCCCGACCACCGTCGTCACCCCGACTTCCTGCGCAAAATCACGCAGCGGTTGCAGCGCGGCAGCCTCCGGCGCGAGCGCCAACTGTGCTGCGAGTCCGCGCTCGTAACCGGTCAACGACAACTCAGGGAACACCAGCAATTGCACGCCATGCTCGGCTGCTATCTGCATGAAGCGTTGATGCCGGGCGATATTGCCGGCAAGGTCGCCGGCAATGGAAGACGATTGGGCGGCGGCGATGATCAGAGGCGGCATGTTCCGTCCTTGTGACTTGATGTATTCGGAAACGCAGAGTGTGTCACAACCTCCAAGGCGCTCAACTGATTGAGAATGCCCTGAATCATCGATAGCAATTTCTGATTGAATCCTTGTACCTGGCTCTAGTAAGCTCGAACCATCCATCGGAGATACACCATGATCAACGCCCTCTCACTGCTTCGTACCGCCAGCGCCCCGCGCTCGGTTGCGGCTGCCCGGGTGAACGACATTTGTGCTCCGGTCAGCTTTTATTTTGGGTATTGGTTTAGCCACTGGCGCGCCTGATACTCACCCGGCGCCCACTTTAAACGGGTCGCCACCAGAGAATTCTCAACCCCCGGTCGGCCTCCCGACCGGGGGTTTTGTTTTTTCAGCACCTGACATTTTCTGCAACACACCAGACATCTTGAGGATCAACGCAATGAACTACGCCACTTATTACCGTTACGACAGTTTTACCGCCTGGCGATTTACCACCCTCCGCTCGGGACAGCCTGCCGCCTCCGATCGGTCACCCACAGGTGGCAAGCACACACACGTAGCCAATCTGGCCAATTGTCGAACACCCCAGTAGGGCCGAGTGCGCGGGAACGAACCCGCCACCTGCCCAGGAAGCCTGAACATGAACTCGTCCGTCTCTGCTCTGCCACTGTCCACCCTCAGTCCTGCCAACGAAGCGCTGACCCTGCGTCTGCCAAGCTCGTTGCAACTCAAACAGCAATTGCCACTGACCAACGCCCTGAGCCAGCAAGTCGCTGCTCATCGCCAGGCGGTTCGGGCGATCCTCAACGGTGAAGACTCCCGTCTGCTGGTCATCGTCGGCCCCTGCTCGATCCACGATCCTGAGTCCGCGCTCGAGTACGCCGGCAACCTGGCCCAACTCGCCGCCGAAGTCAGCGACGAAATGCTCTTGGTCATGCGCGCCTACGTCGAAAAACCTCGCACCACCGTCGGCTGGAAAGGCCTGGCCTATGATCCGCACCTGGACGGCAGCGACGACATGGCAGGCGGCCTGACCCTGTCCCGTGAACTGATGCGTGAAATGCTCCTCATGGGGTTGCCGGTTGCCACCGAGTTGCTGCAACCCATGGCCGCCGGTTACTTCGACGACCTGCTGAGTTGGGTGGCCATCGGCGCCCGGACCACCGAATCGCAGATCCATCGCGAAATGGCCAGCGGCCTGGGCATGCCGGTCGGTTTCAAGAACGGCACCGACGGCGGGGTCGGGGTCGCCAGTGACGCCATGCGCTCGGCCGCACATCCGCACCGTCATTTCGGCGTCGATAGCCAGGGGCATCCGGCGATCATCCAGACCCCGGGCAATGCGGACACTCACCTGGTGTTGCGCGGCGGTCATGGCGGGCCGAACTACGACCGGGCCAGCGTCGCCAAAGTGCACGGCGACTTGACCAGACTGAAGATCCCGGCACGGATCATGGTCGACTGCAGCCACGCCAACAGCGGCAAAGATCCGCTGCGCCAACCGGCGGTGTTCAACGATGTGCTCGAACAGCGCCTGCAAGGCGATCGCTCGCTGATCGGCATGATGATCGAAAGTCACTTGTTCGAAGGCTGCCAGCCGCTGAGCTCGACGCTGAAATACGGTGTGTCGATCACCGACGGCTGCCTGGGCTGGGCCGGCACGCAAGCGTTGCTGCGTCAGGCCGCAGAGCGTCTGCGCGTACAACGCAGCATTCCACAACCGGTATGACCCCGACTCACCGACCCGTCTTCATCCGGAGACTGGTCGGCGGTTGGAACCCTTCAGATTTCGCGGAAAAATGGCCTACACGAAGTAGGCCATTTGTTGATTTACACTCAGCACACGCTAAAAAGCTGTCCGGACAGTCCGATCGAGACTTCATTCACATCCGAGTTCTCTCACTGTTTCTAGTCCGTTTTCATCGGGATACAGCGGCTTTTTCATACATCGCGCGGCCGTCAGAGTGCTTTAGAGTGAGGCACGACACACCTCCCTGAACGGCTGAAAGGTATGAACATGCAACGGAATGCAAACACTCAATATCCAATCCTGCTGGTCCACGGGCTTTTCGGTTTTGACCGGATCGGCACCTTCGAGCTCTTCCACGACATCAAACAGGCGCTGCGCAGTGCGGGTGCCAGGGTGTTCGTGCCACACCTGTCGGCGACCCACAGCAACGAAACCCGGGGCGAGCAGCTACTGGCTCAGATCGAACGGGTTCTGGAAGGGACCGGCGCGAATAAAGTCAACCTGATCGGTCATAGCCAGGGTGCACTCGCCGCCCGGTATGCGGGAGCGGTTGCTCCACAGTGCGTGGCCTCAGTGACGTCTGTCAGCGGGCCGAACCATGGCTCGGAACTGGCTGACTTCCTGCGCAAGGCGCTGACGCCCGGAGGTCTGCCGGAACACGTGGCGGAAACGGTCGCGACCCTGTTCGCAGACTTCCTCTCGTTACTCAGCGGTCATCGTCATCTGCCACAAAATGCCATCGCCGCGCTGAACGCCCTGAGCACCGAGGGCGTTAGCCTCTTCAACGACAAGTACCCTCAAGGGCTACCGGAAACCTGGGGCGGCAAAGGGCGGGAACTGGTCAACGGTGTTCGTTATTACTCCTGGAGCGGCATCCTGCAGGCCAGCATTCTGGACGAAGGGCTGGAGGCACTGGATCCGCTGCATGGCTTTTTGCGTGCATTTTCCCAATATTTCACCACTGAAGCGCAGCAGAACGATGGCATGGTCGGTCGATACAGTTCCCATCTGGGCACCGTCATCCGGTCCGACTATGCACTCGATCATCTCGGCACACTCCAGGCGCCGGCCGTTCAATTTGTCAAAAAAGTCGACCCGATCGACCTGTATGTGCGGCATGCCGAACGCCTGAAAAAAGCCGGTCTTTGATAAGACTCTCACTGTTCAGGCCATATGGAACGGAACTTTGAGGAGAAATAGCCCACCGAATCCGGTAGGCTCAGCACTTTGCCGAATATTGAAAGGAGTATTTCCCATGGCTAAAGCCACTGCCCGCCACATCCTTGTTGCCAGCGAAGCCAAGTGCAACGAACTCAAGGCCCAGATCGAGGCTGGCGCAGATTTCGCCGAAATCGCCAAAGCCAACTCCACCTGCCCTTCCAGCCGCCAGGGCGGTGACCTGGGTTCGTTCGGTCCGGGCCAGATGGTCAAGGAATTCGACACCGTAGTGTTCAGCGCACCGATCAACGTGGTGCAAGGTCCGGTCAAGACCCAGTTCGGTTACCACCTGCTGGAAGTGACCAGCCGTCAGGACTGATCGACGCCTGTGTTTTGCGCGCAACGGCCCGCCTTTTGGTGGGCCGTTGCGTTTCAGATACGCAATAGGCTGGCGAGGGACGCGCCGCTAGCGTACAAATTGTCGTTAACGACCACCCGGCTCTAAGGCTGACAATGCGACTGGCTTTCCCGACTTTATTATTCACTGCCGTGGCCCTGCTGTTAGGTGCCGCCGGTGTGAATGCCGCACCACAACACGCGTTGACCGTCTACGGCGAACCGGCCAAATACCCTGCCGGTTTCAGCCATTTCGCCTACACCAACCCGCAAGCCCCCAAAGGCGGCACCATGCGCCGTTCGGCGATCGAAATCGGGCACTTCGATCATGTATTGCCGTATATCGACAAAGGCATTGGCGTCTCGCAGATTGACGGCCTGATCTACTCGCCGCTGGCCCAGCGCTCGCTGGATGAGCCCTATACCGTGTACGGCCTGGTGGCGCGGCAGATGGAACGCTCCGATGACGGCCTGTCACTGCGCTTCTACCTGAACCCCAAGGCGCGTTTCGCCGACGGCAAGCCGATCACCGCCGAAGACGTGCGCTACACCTTCGATCTATTGATGACCCAGGGCAGTCTGCGCTATCGCACTCAATTCGCTGACGTCAAAGGCGTCGAAGTCGAGGCGCCATTGACCATTCGCTTCGACTTCAAGACCAACGAAAACCGCACCCTGCCGCTGGACATCGCGACGCTGCCGGTGTTTCCCGAACACTGGTGGAAGACCCGCGACTTCGCCGGTGGCGGCGGTTACGAGCCCCCACTGGGCAGCGGGCCCTACAAGGTCAGCAAGGTCGATTCCGGGCGCAGCATCACCTTCGAGCGCAATCCCGACTGGTGGGGCAAGGACCTGCCGGTCAGCCGCGGCCTATACAACTTCGATCATTTGAGCATCGAGTACTTCGGCGATACCGACGTGGCACGCCAGGTGCTGCGCGGGGGTGCCTATGATTACAATCGCGAGTTTTCCGCCACCGGTTACTCCATCGGTTATGAAAGCCCGGCCCTGAGCGACGGTCGACTGCAAAAAGCGCATCTGGCGACCGAAGCGCCGCAACCGAGCCAGGGTTTTGTGTTCAACCTGCAAAAGCCCATGTTCCAGGATCGCCGCGTGCGTCAGGCACTGGCCATGCTCTGGGATTTCGAATGGAGCAACCGGCAGATGATGCGCAACATGTACATCCGCCAGCAAAGTTTCTTTTCCAACACCGACCTCGCTGCCCGGCAACTGCCGGATGCCGGCGAGCGAGCGATTCTTGAACCGCTTCGCGGGCAGATTCCCGACGAAGTATTCACCACAGTGTTCGAAGCCCCCAAAACCGATGGCAGTGGCGTGATCCGCGACAAGCAGTTGCAGGCCCTGGACCTGTTGGAACAGGCCGGCTGGAAACCGGATGGCGATCAGTTGGTCAACGCCGACGGAGATCCGCTGAGCTTCACTTTCCTGGTCAGCCAGAACGGCCTGGACCGATTGCTGCTGCCCTACAAGCGCACCCTGAAACAGATCGGCATCGACATGAACATCCGCCGCATCGATTCCTCGCAGTACGTCAATCGCCTGATGAGCCGCGACTACGACATGATCGTCACCGGCTACCCGGTCACCACGTCTCCGGGGGGCGAACTGCTCAACTATTTCGGTTCGGAGGCGGCCACTGACCCAGGCTCCAACAATTACATGGTCCTGAAGAATCCAGCCGTCGATACCCTGATCAAGGGACTGGTGCGCGCCAACACCCAGGCCGACATGTTGCGCTACGCCCATGCCCTGGACCGGGTGTTGCAGTGGAACTACTACTGGATTCCCAACTACTACCCGCCGGGCACCTCCACCGTGTGGTGGAATCGCTTCGGCATGCCCGATGTGCAAGCGAGCAATGACGAAGCCATCGAAAGCTGGTGGGAAATGAGCACCACGCCCTTGACCAACCAGGAAATGACCGCCGAGCGCATCCGCCGTGGCAGACCCGGAGGACCGCACTGATGTGGACTTACATTCTGCGGCGCCTGCTGCTGATCATTCCGACGCTGGTGATCATCCTCCTCGTCAACTTCGTGATCGTCCAGGCCGCACCGGGCGGGCCGGTGGAACAGGCCATCGCCCACTTGCAAGGCATCGGCGGGGTGAGTGTCGGCGGTGGCGCCAGCGAAGCCGTGAGCGGCAGCTCCCGGGCCAGCCGCGGCCTCGACCCGCAACTGATCAAGGACATCGAAAAACAATACGGGTTCGACAAGCCGGCCCACGAGCGCCTCTGGCTGATGCTCACCAGCTACGCGCGCCTGGACTTCGGCAAGAGTTTCTTCCGTGGCGCCACCGTCACCGACCTGATCCTTGAAAAAATGCCAGTGACCATTTCCCTCGGGCTTTGGGCGACGCTGATCACTTATCTGGTGTCGATCCCGCTGGGCATCCGCAAGGCCGTGCACCACGGCAGCCATTTCGATATCTGGAGCAGCACCGCGATCATCATCGGCTACGCGATGCCGGCGTTCCTGTTCGCGATGTTCCTGATCGTAGTGTTCGCCGGGGGTACGTCGCTGAACTGGTTCCCGGTGCGCGGGCTGGTCTCGGACAACTTCGAGTCACTGTCGACCCTGGGCAAGGTCATCGACTACTTCTGGCACCTCGTGCTGCCGGTGACGGCGCTGGTGATTGGCGGGTTCGCGACCTTGACGATCCTGACGAAGAACTCGTTCCTCAATGAAATCACCCGCCAGTACGTGGTCACCGCCCGCGCCAAGGGCTTGAGCGAACGCCGCGTGCTGTATGGCCACGTGTTCCGCAATGCAATACTGCTGGTGGTGTCGGGGATTCCCCAGGCATTTATCAGCGTGTTTTTTGCCGGTTCGCTGTTGATCGAAGTGATTTTCTCCCTCGACGGCCTGGGCCGTATGAGTTACGAAGCGGCGGTGTCGCGGGACTATCCGGTGGTGTTTGGTTCACTGTTCATCTTCACCTTGTTCGGCCTGCTGATAAAACTGGTGGGTGACCTGTGCTACACCCTGGTCGACCCGCGTATCGACTTCGCCGCGAGGAACGCCTGATGTTCAAGCTTTCGCCGTTGGGCCGTCGCCGCTTCGAACGCTTCAAGAAAAACCGCCGCGGCTGGTGGTCGCTGTGGCTGTTTGTCGGTCTGTTCATGCTGACCCTGGGCGGCGAACTGATCGCCAATGACAAACCGCTGATCGTCAACTACCAGGGCTCGTTGTATTTCCCTGCCCTCAAGCGCTACACCGAGCAGGCGTTCGGCGGGCAACTGCCGTTCCAGGCCGACTACCGCAGCGACTACGTGCAAAACCTGATCAAGAAGGACGGTGGCTGGCTGCTGTTCCCGCCCATTCCGTTCAGTGACGACACGCCGAACTATGACCTGAACAAACCGTCCCCGAGCCCGCCTTCTAGCGTGAACTGGCTGGGCACCGACGACCAGGCGCGGGACGTGTTGGCAAGGGTGATTTTCGGCGCACGGGTGTCGATTCTGTTTGCCTTGATGCTGACCTTCGTCAGCGCGCTGATCGGCATCGCTGCCGGCGCCCTGCAAGGCTATTACGGCGGCTGGGTCGACCTCATCGGTCAGCGGCTGCTGGAGGTCTGGTCCGGGCTGCCGGTGCTGTACCTGCTGATCATTCTGTCGGGTTTCGTCGAACCGAATTTCTGGTGGCTGCTGGGGATCATGGCGCTGTTTTCCTGGCTGGCCCTGGTGGATGTGGTGCGCGCCGAGTTCCTGCGCGGACGCAACCTTGAATACGTCAAGGCTGCCCGGGCGTTGGGGCTGAGCGATCGCAAGGTGATCGTGCGGCATATCCTGCCCAACGCCATGAACGCAACGTTGAGCTACCTGCCGTTCATTCTCACCGGGGCCATTTCCACCCTTACCGCGCTGGACTTCCTTGGGTTCGGCATGCCCGCCGGCAGCGCATCCCTGGGTGAGCTGATCGCTCAGGGCAAACAGAACCTGCAAGCGCCCTGGCTGGGGCTGACGGCGTTTTTCACCCTGGCGCTGATTCTTTCGTTACTGGTGTTCATTGGCGAAGCGTTGCGCGACGCCTTCGATCCCCGATCCTGATGCGGATATTGATATGACTAACCTGATCGAAATCCGTGACCTCAGCGTGGCCTTCAGTGGCGAGACCGTGGTGCGCAATCTGTGCCTGGACATCCGCCCCGGCGAATGCCTGGCACTGGTGGGCGAGTCCGGCTCTGGCAAATCGGTGACCGCCCACTCGATCCTGCAACTGCTGCCCGACGTCGGCACCGAAAGCCATGGCAGCATTCGCTATCGCGGCCGCGAACTGCTCGGCGCTCCGTCCAGCGTATTGCGCGAACTGCGCGGCAACCGGATCGCGATGATCTTTCAGGAGCCGATGACCTCGCTCAATCCGCTGCACAGCATCGAAAAGCAGATCGGCGAGACCTTGCTGGTGCACAAGGGCCTGGCGGGCAAGGTGGCGCAAGCGCGGATTCTGGAGTTGCTGCATCTGGTCGGCATCCAGAAACCCAAGGAGCGGCTCAAGGCTTATCCCCATCAACTGTCCGGCGGCCAGCGCCAGCGGGTGATGATCGCCATGGCCCTGGCCTGCGAACCGGAATTGCTGATTGCCGACGAACCCACCACGGCCCTGGATGTGACCGTGCAGCGCAAGATCCTGCTGCTGCTCAAATCCCTGCAACAACGCCTGGGCATGTCGTTGCTGCTGATCAGTCACGACCTCAACCTGGTGCGCAGCATCGCCCAGCGGGTGTGCGTGATGAAGGCCGGCGAAATCGTCGAGCAGGCGCCCTGCGAAACGCTGTTCACCGAACCGAAGCACCCTTACAGCTGCGTCCTGCTCAATGCCGAACCCGAAGGCGAAGCCCTGCCCCGGGACGAACGGGAGAAAGTCCTGGAGGTGGAGGATCTGCGGGTGCAGTTTGCCGTCGGTGGCGGCCTGTTTCAGCGCAAGACTTACCTGAAGGCCGTGGATGGCATCAGCCTGAATGTGCAGCGGGGCAAGACCCTGGGCATCGTTGGCGAATCCGGCTCCGGCAAGTCCACCCTCGGCCAGGCCATCCTGCGCCTGCTTGATTCCGAGGGCAGTATTCGCTTCCAGGGCCACGCGTTGAATGGCCTGACGCAGAAACAGCTACGGCCGTGGCGCAAAAAAATGCAGGTGGTGTTCCAGGACCCCTTCGGCAGTCTCAGCCCACGAATGTCCGTGGCACAGATCATCAGTGAAGGCCTGGAAGTCCATAGCCAGTTGAGCCCCGACGAGTGCGACGCCGAAGTGATACGGGCACTGCAAGAAGTCGGCCTCGACCCGCAGAGCCGCCACCGCTATCCCCACGAGTTTTCCGGAGGCCAACGCCAACGCATTGCCATCGCCCGGGCGTTGGTGCTGAAACCGGCGTTGATCCTGCTCGACGAACCGACCTCGGCCCTTGACCGCACCGTGCAGAAGCAAGTGGTCGCCCTGCTCCGCCAGCTTCAGGAAAAACATGGCCTGACTTATCTGTTCATCAGCCATGACCTGGCAGTAGTCCGCGCCCTGGCGCACGACATGATCGTGGTCAAGGACGGCAAGGTGGTTGAGAGCGGCGCCAGCCACGACGTCTTCGATTCGCCGCAGCACCCGTACACCAAGGAGCTGTTGACCGCGGCGCATCCGGGGGCGTCATAATCCGGCGCATGCCGCTGAACCGCGTCGCGGCCATCGCGAGCAGGCTCGCTCCCACAGGAGAATGCATTTCAATGTGGGAGCGGGCTTGCCCGCGATAGGGCCGGCACAGGCAACACTTAATCAGGATCAACCCTCATGAACACCACCGAAAGCCTCAAGGACTACCAGCGCGTACGCCTGCTGGCGATCCGCTCATTGTTCGAGATCATCGAGCAGTCGAGCGAGGGCACGGTGATTGTCGACCGCGACGCCAATATCGTGTGGATGAACGAGCGCTACGCCAAGCGTTTCGGCCTGCAATCAGCGCAAAGCGCGATCGGCAAGGCCTGCGAAAGCGTGATCCCCGGCAGCCTGTTGCGCGAAGTGGTGCGCACCGGGCGCCCGATTTTGCTCGACATGCAGGACACCCCCAAGGAACCGCTGGTGGTCATGCGCCTGCCGATTCACGACGATGCCGGCGAAGTGATCGGCGCCATCGGCTTTGCCCTGTTCGACGAATTGCGCAGCCTGTCGCCGATGCTCAAACGCTACATGAGCATGCAGGAAGAACTGGCATCGACCCGCTCGCTGTTGCGGGCGCGGCAGACCAAATACAACTTCGCCCATTTCATCGGCACCAGCGCCGCCAGCCTGGAAGTCAAACGCCGCGCCCGCCGCAGCGCCAGTACCGATTCGCCAGTGTTGCTGCTTGGTGAAACCGGCACCGGCAAGGAACTGCTGGCCCAGGCGATCCACAATGCTTCGCCGCGCGCGCTCAAGGCGTTTGTCAGCGTCAACAGTGCAGCGATCCCCGAATCGCTGCTGGAAGCCGAATTCTTCGGCACCGCGCCCGGCGCCTTTACCGGTGCCGACCGCAAGGCCCGCGCCGGCAAATTGCAGATCGCCCAGGGCGGGACACTGTTTCTCGACGAGATCGGTGACATGCCCCTGCCGCTGCAAAGCAAATTGCTGCGGGTGTTGCAGGAAAAGGAATTCGAACCGGTGGGTTCCAACGACGTGATCCAGAGCGATGTGCGGGTGATCGCCGCGACTTCAACTGATCTGGAGGCCGCGATCAAACGCGGCGAATTTCGCGCCGACTTGTACTACCGCCTCAACGTCCTGCCCATTCAGGTTCCGCCACTGCGCGACCGCCTCGACGACCTGCCCGCCCTCAGCGAAGCGATCCTTGAAGAGCTGCGCAGCCAGCACGAACTCAACGGCGAGGCACTGGCGCTGCTGGGGCAGCATGCCTGGCCGGGGAATATTCGCGAACTGCGCAACGTGCTGGAACGGGCGGCGTTGCTCAGTGATGACCTGCGGCTCACGGTGGCGGATATCCGCGCAGCCATCGGGACCTTTACGCCAGTGGAGCGCATGGCACCGCTGCCCGTCGAACCGCTGGAGCACGAGACCTTCAGTGCTGCCCGGGCACGCTTTGATCGGCAATTGATTGAAACCACCCTGGCGCAATGCGGGGGCAAGGTGGTTGAAGCGGCGGCGCGGCTGGGGCTGGGTCGGTCGACGCTGTACAAGAAGATGCTGGCGTTGGGAATTGCAGAGTCTCCATAAAGAGACATTGATCTCCATTGATAGACAGACCATCGCGAGCAAGCTCGCTCCCACAGGTTTATTGGATTGATTGCAAAAAAACAATCAACTGTAGGAGCGAGCCTGCTCGCGATGAGGCCGGCCCAGCAGCCAAAAGTCTCAATATAGAGACAAAAGCCTAGACCCACTCCAAGAAAATATAAATATTCCTTTATATTTCAGGCACTTAACCATCTGGCACACAATTCGCTATAGCGCTCTCCTACAAAAGATCCACCCTACAAAAATAACAACCCAGGAGACACACCATGAGTGTGATCATTGCCTTGGCAGCCCTCGCGCTGTTGATGCTGGCTGCTTACCGTGGCTACAGCGTTATCCTTTTTGCCCCGATCGCCGCCCTCGGCGCCGTTCTGCTCACCGACCCCTCTGCTGTTGCGCCGGCTTTCACCGGCGTGTTCATGGAGAAAATGGTCGGCTTCATCAAACTGTATTTCCCCGTGTTCCTGCTCGGTGCCGTGTTCGGCAAGCTGATCGAGTTGTCGGGTTTCTCGCGCTCGATCGTCGCCGCCGCCATTCGCTTGCTGGGCACCCGCCAGGCGATGCTGGTGATCGTGCTGGTTTGCGCCCTGCTGACTTACGGCGGCGTCTCGCTGTTTGTGGTGGTGTTTGCGGTATACCCGTTTGCCGCTGAAATGTTTCGCCAGAGCAACATTCCCAAGCGCCTGATTCCGGCGACGATTGCCCTCGGCGCGTTCTCCTTCACGATGGACGCCTTGCCCGGCACCCCGCAGATCCAGAACATCATTCCCAGTACCTTTTTCAACACCACCGCCTGGGCCGCGCCATGGCTGGGCGTGATCGGCACGATCTTCGTGTTCTGCGCCGGCATGCTGTTCCTGCAGCGCCAGCGCAACAAGGCCCAACGCGCGGGTGAAGGTTATGGCACCGAACTGCGCAACGAGCCGGAAACCGCCGCCGACATCAAGCTGCCCAACCCGTGGATCGCCCTGTCGCCGCTGCTGGCCGTGGGCATCATGAACCTGCTGTTCACCCAGTGGATTCCACAGTGGTACGGCAAGACCCACAGCCTCGCGCTGCCGGGCATGGCCGCGCCTGTGACCACCGACATCGCCAAACTCACGGCGATCTGGGCGGTACAGGCGGCGCTGCTGGTGGGGATCATCATGGTGCTGGCGTTCGGGTTCCAGGCGATCCGCAGCAAACTCGCCGAAGGCAGCAAAAGCGCGGTCAGCGGTGCGTTGCTGGCGGCGATGAACACCGCGTCGGAATACGGCTTCGGTGCGGTCATCGCGTCCTTGCCCGGCTTTCTGGTCCTGGCCGACTGGCTCAAGAGCATTCCTAACCCGTTGGTCAACGAAGCGATCACCGTGACCCTGCTGGCCGGCATCACCGGTTCTGCTTCGGGTGGCATGAGCATCGCGTTGGCGGCCATGTCCGAACAATTCATCGCCGCGGCCCATGCGGCCAATATCCCGCTGGAAGTGCTGCACCGTGTAGCCGCGATGGCCAGTGGCGGCATGGACACCCTGCCGCACAACGGTGCGGTGATCACCCTGCTCGCGGTCACCGGCCTGACCCACCGCGAGGCTTACAAAGACATTTTCTGTATTACGCTGATCAAGACCCTGGCGGTTTTCGTGGTGATCGGCACTTTCTACGCCACTGGCATTGTGTGAGGTATTCATGACGACTCTTTCGGGCAAGACCGCACTGGTTACCGGCTCCACCAGCGGCATTGGCCTGGGCATCGCCCTCAGCCTGGCCAAGGCCGGCGCCAATCTGATCCTCAACGGCTTCGGCGATGCCTCCACGGTGATTGCCGAAGTGGCGCAGTACGGTGGCAAGGTCGGTCATCACCCGGCCGATGTCAGCGACCCGGCACAGATCGCCGAGATGATCGCCTATGCCGAGCGCGAATTCGGTGGCATCGACATTCTGGTCAACAACGCCGGCATCCAATATGTGGCGCCGGTGGAAGAGTTCCCGGTGGAGCGCTGGGATTCGATCATCGCGATTAACCTGTCGTCGGTGTTCCACAGCACTCGCCTGAGCCTGCCGGGCATGCGCGCCAAGGGCTGGGGTCGGGTGATCAACATTGCTTCGGTGCATGGCCTGGTCGGCTCCGTGGGCAAGGCGGCTTATGTCGCGGCCAAGCACGGGGTGATCGGTTTGACCAAAGTGGTCGCGCTGGAAACCGCAACCACCCAAATCACCTGCAACGCCATTTGCCCCGGCTGGGTGCTGACACCGCTGGTGCAGAAGCAGATCGATGACCGCGCCGCCACCGGGATCGACCCGCAGCAGGCGCAACATGATCTGCTGGCCGAGAAGCAACCGTCGCTGGAATTCGTGACGCCGCCGCAACTGGGGGAACTGGTACTGTTCCTGTGCAGCGAAGGCGGCAGCCAGGTGCGCGGCGCGGCGTGGAACATAGATGGTGGTTGGCTGGCGCAGTAAGCACCGCTGACCCCTTGTGGCGAGGGAGCTTGCCCCCCGAGCCACAAATGCTCGCTTGAACTTACGAATAAGAAGAGGCAA
Proteins encoded in this window:
- a CDS encoding extracellular solute-binding protein, which gives rise to MRLAFPTLLFTAVALLLGAAGVNAAPQHALTVYGEPAKYPAGFSHFAYTNPQAPKGGTMRRSAIEIGHFDHVLPYIDKGIGVSQIDGLIYSPLAQRSLDEPYTVYGLVARQMERSDDGLSLRFYLNPKARFADGKPITAEDVRYTFDLLMTQGSLRYRTQFADVKGVEVEAPLTIRFDFKTNENRTLPLDIATLPVFPEHWWKTRDFAGGGGYEPPLGSGPYKVSKVDSGRSITFERNPDWWGKDLPVSRGLYNFDHLSIEYFGDTDVARQVLRGGAYDYNREFSATGYSIGYESPALSDGRLQKAHLATEAPQPSQGFVFNLQKPMFQDRRVRQALAMLWDFEWSNRQMMRNMYIRQQSFFSNTDLAARQLPDAGERAILEPLRGQIPDEVFTTVFEAPKTDGSGVIRDKQLQALDLLEQAGWKPDGDQLVNADGDPLSFTFLVSQNGLDRLLLPYKRTLKQIGIDMNIRRIDSSQYVNRLMSRDYDMIVTGYPVTTSPGGELLNYFGSEAATDPGSNNYMVLKNPAVDTLIKGLVRANTQADMLRYAHALDRVLQWNYYWIPNYYPPGTSTVWWNRFGMPDVQASNDEAIESWWEMSTTPLTNQEMTAERIRRGRPGGPH
- a CDS encoding esterase/lipase family protein, with the translated sequence MQRNANTQYPILLVHGLFGFDRIGTFELFHDIKQALRSAGARVFVPHLSATHSNETRGEQLLAQIERVLEGTGANKVNLIGHSQGALAARYAGAVAPQCVASVTSVSGPNHGSELADFLRKALTPGGLPEHVAETVATLFADFLSLLSGHRHLPQNAIAALNALSTEGVSLFNDKYPQGLPETWGGKGRELVNGVRYYSWSGILQASILDEGLEALDPLHGFLRAFSQYFTTEAQQNDGMVGRYSSHLGTVIRSDYALDHLGTLQAPAVQFVKKVDPIDLYVRHAERLKKAGL
- a CDS encoding 3-deoxy-7-phosphoheptulonate synthase — protein: MNSSVSALPLSTLSPANEALTLRLPSSLQLKQQLPLTNALSQQVAAHRQAVRAILNGEDSRLLVIVGPCSIHDPESALEYAGNLAQLAAEVSDEMLLVMRAYVEKPRTTVGWKGLAYDPHLDGSDDMAGGLTLSRELMREMLLMGLPVATELLQPMAAGYFDDLLSWVAIGARTTESQIHREMASGLGMPVGFKNGTDGGVGVASDAMRSAAHPHRHFGVDSQGHPAIIQTPGNADTHLVLRGGHGGPNYDRASVAKVHGDLTRLKIPARIMVDCSHANSGKDPLRQPAVFNDVLEQRLQGDRSLIGMMIESHLFEGCQPLSSTLKYGVSITDGCLGWAGTQALLRQAAERLRVQRSIPQPV
- a CDS encoding carbon-nitrogen hydrolase family protein is translated as MPPLIIAAAQSSSIAGDLAGNIARHQRFMQIAAEHGVQLLVFPELSLTGYERGLAAQLALAPEAAALQPLRDFAQEVGVTTVVGMPIRLSDAAPVLIGALVLGADGSLGVYSKQHLHPGEEVAFAPGYGGKTLLVGADTVALAVCADFTHASHASHAAAAAQQGADVYAAGVLITEKGYGPDTALLKGYAQTHSMVVLMANHGGATGGWESAGRSAIWSAGGALIAAAPGAGDLMVVARRDTDGCNGQIVPVREV
- a CDS encoding peptidylprolyl isomerase → MAKATARHILVASEAKCNELKAQIEAGADFAEIAKANSTCPSSRQGGDLGSFGPGQMVKEFDTVVFSAPINVVQGPVKTQFGYHLLEVTSRQD